The Deltaproteobacteria bacterium genome window below encodes:
- the dnaK gene encoding molecular chaperone DnaK produces MAKSKIIGIDLGTTNSCVAIMDGSEIKIIPNQEGARTTPSVVAFTKDGEILVGQVAKRQAVTNPENTIFSVKRFMGRKQDEVDHEIHLVPYKVSKGSNGDAMIEVQGKKFSPPEISAKVLMKLKQSAEDYLGEKITEAVITVPAYFNDSQRQATKDAGKIAGLDVKRIINEPTAAALAYGFDKKKDELIAVYDFGGGTFDISILEVGENVVEVVSTNGDTHLGGDDLDQKIIDFLIAEFKKDQGIDVSKDRMVLQRLKEAGEKAKIELSSAMETEVNLPFLTADASGPKHMNVKMSRAKLESLVDDLITRSFVPVKKALADANKKPSDIKEVVLVGGQTRMPKIREEVKKFFGKEPHMGVNPDEVVAAGAAVQGGVLTGDVKDMLLLDVTPLSLGIETLGGVLTKIIDRNTTIPTRKSQVFSTAADSQPSVEVHVLQGEREMAKDNRTLGRFILDGLPPAPRGVPQVEVTFDIDANGIVSVSAKDKATGKEQKITITASSGLSKEEVDRMVREAKDNEADDKKKREEVEAKNQAESLVHATEKTLKENSDKISADDKKAIEDAVAELKKAIEDNNAEAMKSGVEKVTQASHKMAEAMYKASAAEAEKAGAAGGANPSDAGANTEAKKDENVVDAEFTESKE; encoded by the coding sequence ATGGCGAAGTCAAAAATTATCGGCATCGATCTGGGAACCACCAACTCTTGCGTAGCCATTATGGACGGCAGCGAGATCAAGATCATCCCCAACCAGGAAGGGGCCCGCACCACACCTTCTGTAGTTGCTTTCACAAAAGATGGGGAAATCCTGGTAGGTCAGGTGGCCAAGCGCCAAGCGGTCACCAATCCTGAAAATACCATTTTTTCAGTCAAACGTTTTATGGGCCGCAAGCAAGATGAAGTAGATCACGAAATCCATTTGGTGCCTTATAAAGTGAGCAAGGGCTCTAATGGTGATGCAATGATTGAGGTGCAAGGCAAAAAATTCTCTCCTCCCGAAATTTCTGCAAAAGTTCTGATGAAGTTGAAACAATCGGCCGAAGATTATTTGGGAGAAAAGATCACTGAGGCCGTCATCACGGTGCCTGCCTATTTTAACGATTCTCAACGTCAGGCCACCAAAGATGCAGGCAAAATTGCCGGTCTGGATGTGAAACGTATTATCAACGAACCTACCGCGGCCGCCTTGGCTTATGGTTTCGATAAAAAGAAGGACGAACTCATTGCCGTTTACGACTTTGGGGGCGGTACCTTTGATATCTCTATTTTGGAAGTGGGTGAAAATGTGGTGGAAGTCGTATCGACCAATGGCGACACGCATCTGGGTGGAGACGACCTCGATCAAAAAATCATCGATTTCCTCATTGCCGAATTCAAAAAAGACCAGGGCATTGATGTCAGCAAAGACCGTATGGTCTTGCAGCGTCTGAAAGAGGCAGGAGAAAAAGCGAAAATCGAGCTTTCGAGCGCGATGGAAACCGAAGTGAATCTCCCCTTCCTCACCGCCGATGCCTCTGGCCCCAAGCACATGAACGTGAAGATGAGCCGTGCAAAGCTGGAATCTCTGGTGGATGACCTGATCACGCGCTCTTTCGTGCCCGTTAAAAAGGCCCTGGCGGATGCAAACAAAAAACCTTCGGACATCAAAGAAGTGGTCTTGGTGGGTGGACAAACCCGCATGCCTAAAATCAGGGAGGAAGTGAAAAAGTTTTTTGGCAAAGAACCGCACATGGGGGTGAATCCCGATGAAGTGGTCGCCGCCGGAGCCGCCGTACAAGGGGGCGTGCTGACAGGCGATGTCAAAGACATGTTGCTCTTGGATGTCACTCCCCTCTCATTGGGAATTGAAACCCTGGGAGGCGTGCTCACGAAAATTATTGATCGAAACACGACCATTCCCACTCGTAAATCTCAGGTGTTTTCCACTGCGGCAGACAGTCAGCCCAGTGTTGAAGTTCACGTCTTGCAGGGCGAGCGCGAAATGGCCAAAGACAATCGCACCCTGGGGCGCTTTATTTTGGATGGACTGCCTCCAGCCCCTCGCGGCGTTCCTCAGGTAGAAGTCACTTTTGATATTGATGCCAACGGTATCGTGAGCGTTTCTGCCAAAGACAAGGCCACAGGCAAAGAACAGAAAATCACCATCACTGCTTCCAGTGGTTTGTCGAAAGAAGAAGTCGATCGAATGGTACGTGAAGCCAAAGACAATGAGGCCGATGATAAAAAGAAACGCGAAGAAGTAGAGGCTAAAAACCAGGCCGAATCACTGGTGCACGCCACCGAAAAAACCTTGAAAGAAAATAGCGATAAAATTTCTGCAGACGACAAAAAAGCCATTGAAGATGCGGTCGCTGAATTGAAAAAAGCCATTGAAGACAACAACGCTGAGGCCATGAAATCGGGCGTTGAAAAAGTAACCCAGGCCTCCCACAAAATGGCAGAAGCCATGTACAAGGCCAGTGCCGCTGAAGCCGAAAAAGCAGGAGCTGCAGGAGGGGCAAACCCTTCGGATGCTGGTGCAAATACAGAAGCCAAGAAAGATGAAAATGTGGTGGATGCAGAGTTTACGGAGTCAAAAGAGTAG
- the dnaJ gene encoding molecular chaperone DnaJ yields the protein MKKTDYYEFLSVSRTASSEEIKKAYRQAAMKFHPDRNPGDKKAEENFKFASEAYEVLSDDQKKQIYDRYGHQGLDGGGFHHGFGNVEDIFESFGDVFEDFFGMGGGRRGGGRKRGRRGQDLSVQVTVSFKEAYHGTEQEIQIRKPTLCEDCGGKGYPASSKPTHCQNCQGSGQVFHSQGFFTVSSTCPVCRGQGQLIKVLCRSCQGQGLVEKEKKLKIKIPAGIDQGNRLVLKGEGSAGTEGAPAGDLYVVVRIEEDETFERDGLDIWVDLPLSFPQAALGASLKVKTVEGEMEVEVPKGINAGETIVLQGKGFPELRGGHRGNQILQVQLRTPKKLSARQKELFEELARELGQEEAPEEASREEKASKKKKKRFWE from the coding sequence ATGAAAAAAACAGATTATTACGAATTTCTGAGTGTGAGCCGGACGGCCTCCTCCGAAGAGATCAAAAAGGCCTATCGTCAAGCGGCCATGAAATTTCATCCCGATCGTAATCCAGGGGATAAAAAGGCCGAAGAAAATTTCAAGTTTGCCTCGGAGGCCTACGAAGTGCTTTCCGACGATCAGAAAAAACAGATTTATGATCGCTATGGTCACCAAGGTCTGGATGGAGGGGGATTTCATCATGGCTTTGGCAATGTGGAAGATATTTTTGAATCGTTTGGAGACGTGTTTGAAGATTTTTTTGGCATGGGCGGAGGACGTCGCGGAGGCGGGCGCAAGCGGGGAAGGCGTGGCCAGGATCTGAGCGTTCAAGTGACGGTGAGTTTTAAAGAGGCCTATCATGGCACGGAACAGGAAATTCAAATTCGAAAACCCACCTTGTGTGAGGACTGCGGGGGCAAAGGATATCCAGCCTCCTCCAAACCTACTCATTGTCAAAATTGCCAAGGCAGCGGACAGGTGTTTCATTCCCAGGGCTTTTTTACCGTTTCCAGTACTTGCCCGGTTTGTCGAGGCCAGGGACAGCTTATCAAAGTGTTGTGTCGTTCCTGCCAGGGCCAGGGTTTGGTAGAAAAAGAAAAGAAGCTGAAAATAAAAATTCCTGCAGGGATTGATCAAGGCAATCGTCTGGTTTTAAAAGGAGAGGGCTCTGCTGGGACAGAAGGTGCCCCTGCGGGGGATTTGTATGTGGTGGTTCGTATTGAAGAAGATGAAACTTTTGAAAGAGATGGTTTGGATATTTGGGTGGATCTTCCCTTGTCCTTTCCCCAGGCCGCTCTGGGCGCTAGCCTGAAGGTGAAGACCGTCGAGGGTGAAATGGAGGTGGAAGTTCCCAAAGGTATTAACGCCGGTGAGACGATAGTCCTTCAGGGCAAAGGTTTTCCCGAACTGCGTGGAGGGCATCGAGGCAATCAGATTTTGCAAGTGCAGTTGCGCACCCCCAAAAAGTTGAGTGCGCGGCAAAAAGAATTGTTTGAAGAATTGGCCAGAGAATTGGGGCAAGAAGAAGCGCCTGAAGAAGCGTCTAGAGAAGAGAAAGCCTCGAAGAAAAAGAAGAAGAGGTTTTGGGAATAA
- a CDS encoding MoxR family ATPase, translated as MQFTIPEITEKVNKLQPIMTSVLDEVNKVIIGQRYLIERLVMGLMLEGHILVEGVPGLAKTTAVKALATVMNVHFKRIQFTPDLLPADLIGTQIYNPKTQEFGVKKGPIFANIILADEINRAPAKVQSALLEAMQEKQVTIGESTFELERPFVVLATQNPIEQEGTYPLPEAQVDRFMLKLNITYPTPAEEAAIIDRVAGQNQPQLSAKFSAQSLRAVREVVDLIYVDPKVKEYIVKIVFATRNPAELKIGIERYIQFGASPRASINLFQAAKAYAFLQGRAYVTPQDVKTMGFDVLRHRVMRTYEAEAENLSSDQILQKIFDHVEVP; from the coding sequence ATGCAATTTACCATCCCCGAAATTACCGAAAAGGTAAACAAACTCCAACCCATCATGACCAGTGTCTTGGACGAAGTAAACAAGGTCATTATTGGTCAGCGTTACCTCATTGAACGTCTGGTGATGGGGCTCATGCTCGAAGGACATATTCTGGTGGAAGGGGTGCCCGGACTGGCTAAAACGACGGCCGTCAAGGCCTTGGCCACCGTGATGAATGTGCATTTCAAGCGCATTCAATTTACTCCCGATCTGTTGCCGGCCGATCTCATCGGCACTCAAATCTACAATCCTAAGACTCAAGAATTTGGGGTGAAAAAAGGTCCTATCTTTGCCAATATTATTTTGGCCGATGAAATCAACCGGGCGCCAGCCAAGGTGCAATCGGCCTTACTAGAAGCTATGCAGGAGAAACAGGTGACTATTGGGGAGAGTACCTTTGAGTTGGAACGGCCTTTCGTGGTGTTGGCAACCCAAAATCCCATCGAGCAGGAAGGTACTTATCCCTTGCCCGAAGCTCAGGTCGATCGTTTCATGCTGAAATTGAACATTACTTATCCGACGCCGGCCGAAGAAGCCGCCATTATTGACAGGGTGGCGGGGCAAAATCAGCCGCAACTGAGTGCGAAATTCAGTGCTCAATCCCTTCGGGCAGTGCGCGAAGTGGTCGATCTTATCTATGTAGATCCAAAGGTAAAAGAATACATTGTGAAAATTGTTTTTGCGACGCGCAATCCCGCCGAACTCAAGATTGGAATTGAACGCTACATCCAATTTGGCGCCTCGCCTCGTGCTTCCATCAATCTTTTTCAGGCGGCCAAGGCCTATGCCTTTTTACAAGGTAGGGCTTATGTGACGCCGCAGGATGTAAAGACGATGGGCTTCGATGTGTTGCGTCATCGAGTGATGAGAACCTATGAGGCCGAGGCAGAAAATTTGAGTAGCGATCAGATCTTGCAGAAAATTTTTGATCATGTGGAAGTCCCATAA
- a CDS encoding DUF58 domain-containing protein, protein MLSKEVLQKIRLIDIQSKYLANEVFAGEYESAFRGRGMEFEEVREYQIGDDIRSIDWNVTARMEKPFVKVFREERELSVFFMVDASASQSFGSGGKQKREVCAEIAALLAYAALRSNDKIGLMIFTEEVEKYIPPKKGSGHVWQVIKEILSFEAKGKKTNLKGALEFAAKVVSRRSVCFLLSDFLADFLAQNYEQALGIASRKHDLIALAMSDALEEKIPPLGWMQFKDLETDESCWLDSRGQRFQEYLFQQKIKRQLALKELFRSQKVDACFLESGKDYATPLLELFRKREKRL, encoded by the coding sequence GTGCTCTCAAAAGAAGTCCTTCAAAAAATTCGACTGATTGATATTCAGAGTAAATACCTCGCCAATGAGGTGTTTGCGGGCGAATACGAAAGCGCTTTTCGGGGCAGGGGGATGGAGTTTGAAGAAGTGCGTGAGTATCAGATTGGGGATGATATTCGCAGTATCGACTGGAATGTCACGGCCCGCATGGAAAAGCCCTTTGTGAAGGTGTTTCGCGAGGAGCGCGAGCTGTCGGTATTTTTTATGGTGGATGCCTCGGCCTCGCAAAGTTTTGGCTCGGGTGGAAAGCAGAAGAGGGAAGTGTGCGCGGAGATTGCGGCCCTGCTGGCTTACGCGGCTTTGCGCAGCAACGATAAAATTGGTCTGATGATTTTCACCGAAGAAGTTGAAAAATACATTCCCCCCAAAAAAGGCTCAGGGCATGTTTGGCAGGTGATCAAAGAAATTTTGAGTTTCGAGGCCAAAGGTAAGAAGACAAACTTGAAAGGCGCTTTGGAGTTTGCCGCCAAGGTGGTGAGCCGGCGCTCCGTTTGTTTTTTGCTTTCTGATTTTTTGGCTGATTTTCTGGCGCAAAATTATGAGCAAGCCTTGGGCATTGCCTCCCGAAAGCACGATTTGATTGCTTTGGCGATGAGTGATGCCCTGGAAGAAAAAATTCCTCCTTTGGGTTGGATGCAATTTAAAGATTTGGAAACGGATGAAAGCTGCTGGTTGGATAGTCGAGGGCAACGATTTCAAGAATATTTATTCCAGCAAAAAATAAAAAGGCAGTTGGCGCTAAAAGAATTGTTTCGCTCCCAAAAAGTGGATGCCTGTTTTTTGGAAAGTGGAAAGGACTATGCCACTCCATTACTCGAACTGTTTAGGAAGCGCGAAAAACGATTATGA
- a CDS encoding VWA domain-containing protein, with amino-acid sequence MLRFQHPLFFLLLLLLPLLFYFEKKRRHSFVLFSSNDLLPHDASASSAPFIWIPWFIRMLALVLIITALARPQLANVKTEISSEGVDIMLTLDTSGSMQALDFKIQDEEVDRLTAVKGVVVDFIKQRISDRIGMVVFGEMAYTQCPLTLDYDVLLSFLDEVEVGAAGDATAIGDALALSVKRLKDLKSKSKIIILLTDGKSNAGKITPEKGAELAATFGIKVYTIGIGTKGLVPYPQKTMFGMRRMMVQVDIDEETLEKIANTTGGKYFHASNVEGLKEIYSTIDQMEKSEAKVKHYQEYQELYLGFLIGALVLLLLELVLRETKYKVFP; translated from the coding sequence ATGCTACGTTTTCAACATCCTCTATTTTTTTTACTCTTGCTCCTCTTGCCCCTACTTTTTTATTTCGAAAAAAAGAGAAGGCACTCTTTTGTTTTATTTTCTTCCAACGATTTACTTCCCCATGATGCTTCAGCTTCTTCTGCCCCATTTATCTGGATTCCCTGGTTCATTCGCATGCTTGCTCTTGTCTTGATCATCACTGCCTTGGCGCGACCCCAACTCGCCAACGTAAAAACGGAAATCAGCAGCGAAGGGGTGGATATCATGCTTACCCTGGATACCTCCGGGAGTATGCAGGCCCTGGATTTCAAAATTCAGGATGAAGAAGTAGACCGGCTCACGGCCGTCAAAGGGGTGGTGGTGGATTTTATCAAACAGAGAATCAGCGATCGCATTGGCATGGTGGTGTTTGGGGAAATGGCCTACACTCAATGTCCGCTGACACTCGATTATGACGTGCTACTCTCCTTTTTGGATGAGGTGGAAGTGGGTGCAGCCGGCGATGCCACGGCGATTGGGGATGCCCTGGCCTTGTCGGTGAAACGACTCAAAGATCTGAAATCCAAATCCAAGATTATTATTTTGCTGACGGATGGAAAAAGTAATGCCGGAAAAATCACGCCCGAAAAAGGGGCCGAACTTGCTGCCACGTTTGGCATCAAAGTTTATACGATAGGGATTGGGACAAAAGGCCTGGTTCCCTATCCTCAAAAAACAATGTTCGGTATGCGACGCATGATGGTTCAAGTGGACATCGACGAAGAAACCCTGGAAAAAATTGCCAACACCACCGGTGGAAAATATTTTCATGCGAGCAATGTGGAGGGATTAAAAGAAATTTACAGCACGATCGATCAGATGGAAAAAAGCGAGGCCAAAGTGAAGCATTATCAAGAGTATCAGGAACTCTATTTGGGTTTTTTGATTGGTGCGCTGGTTTTGTTGTTGCTGGAGTTGGTTTTAAGGGAGACGAAGTATAAGGTGTTCCCCTAG
- a CDS encoding methylglyoxal synthase, translating into MKTLALIAHDGKKAEMVAFVKDNIQLIRKFKLIATGTTGKHIQQSGLKVTRVKSGPQGGDAQIAAKIVEGKVDGVIFLRDPLGLHPHEPDIFMLLRLADVHNIPLATNLASASILIRGL; encoded by the coding sequence ATGAAAACCCTAGCCCTCATCGCCCACGATGGAAAAAAAGCCGAAATGGTGGCCTTCGTCAAAGACAATATTCAGCTGATTCGGAAATTTAAGCTGATTGCCACAGGCACCACCGGCAAACACATACAACAATCCGGCTTGAAGGTCACAAGAGTCAAAAGTGGCCCTCAGGGAGGCGATGCGCAAATTGCGGCCAAGATTGTTGAGGGAAAAGTAGACGGAGTCATTTTCTTGCGAGACCCTTTGGGCCTGCATCCCCATGAACCGGATATCTTCATGCTGCTTCGCTTGGCAGATGTCCACAACATCCCTCTGGCCACCAACCTGGCCTCGGCGTCTATCTTAATCCGAGGTTTGTAA